Genomic segment of Colletotrichum destructivum chromosome 5, complete sequence:
TCGTCCATCCACGACGTCCCTTCAGCCTACCGATACAAATTCATCGACCGCGACGACCGCGaccatgacgacgacgacgacgaacgtcaacaacaccaagacCAGCATGTCGATTGACGAAGACATACTGCTGAAGCGCCGGCGCTTGCAGGCACTGACGGAGAAGAACGCTGCTACGATCAAGAGTTCACCTTCCATCCGTGCGACAGGGCCAGGAACGACAATCACAAACGTTGTGCTGAAGAAGTGGACGCCCAACTCGTCCAAGGTGATAGAGGTTAAGGTTGCATCCAAATTCGCGCCGAGCGATCGAGGCGAGCTTCTGAAGAGGCTGGCTTCGTTCCAGGAGATCACAGACTGGACGCCAAAGCCTGACGCGGTGAACGAAGTTGAATGGGCCAAGAGGGGATGGGTATGCCAGGGAAAAGATCGCGTGCGGTGTACGCTGTGCAACAAGGAGCTCGTTGTGAAGCTGAACAAACGCGAGGTCGATGGCAAGGAGGTGCCGGTTCTCGTCGCGTCGGATGTCGGTAGGTTTACGATTGCCACCCCTTGCCGCTACTCGTAACTGATTGGTGAAGCAGAGGAAGCGTTAGTCGACAAGTACTCGGACCTGATTGTCACTGCACATACGGAAGAGTGCTTATGGAAAAGACAGGGCTGCGATGGTGTGTCCCACAATCCCATACCAGAGAGAGCGTTTACTAACTTGTAAAGATTCACTTCTTCGATTGTCCCTGACCAATGCCAAAATTAGTATGGAGGCATTGCGACACCGATACGATGAGCTGTGCGGAAGGAAGCCTTTTCTTCCCTACGAGTTCAATCTGAGGCTCCCTGAGGGTCTCGACATTGACAACGTTCTGTCTCAATTACCCGACGACTTCTTCACCAACCCGCCACCGGCCAAAGACTCTCCGGACCCAAAACAACCCAACAGAGTCGCACTGGCTTTGGCCTTGACAGGGTGGCAAGGCCTCACAAACCCTCGTATTGGCGCGGTGCCGAACTCGGCGTCCTGTCATACGTGCTTACGGCGGCTAGGACTGTGGATGTTCAAAAGTAAGGAGGTcaatggcgacggcgaaaTTCTTGTCCCCGCGCCAATGGATCACCTCGATCCCGTCAAGGAGCACCGCTTTTTCTGCCCGTGGAAGAACCCGAGAACGCAACGCCTGGGCAGCGCGAAGCCTGGCTCCGAATCGGATATGGCGGCGTGGAAGTGCCTGGCACAGGTACTCAAGAACGACGCTTACCTACGTGGAGCGCTCGATGATCGCCCGAAGAACAGGTGGCACAGCAGAGGCGCCTCCGTACCATCAACGCCGGTGCGCAGGGGTGTCGTGCCGCCCTTGACACCAGGGGGCTATGACTCGCCAAGTGCCGCTTCAGAGCCGGGaggggacgacgatgacaaggCCCGGGACGCAAAAGACAAGGAGCGCTGGGCGCGTCTGCGAAGGGTGAAGAGTCTCTTCGAGTCGAAGAACGCGAAGAAGATCCGCCGGCAGTTGAGCAGACCCGGAACGGCACAATCGACCGTCTCGGGGGCCGCAACGGGGGATAAGGAGTAATTATGACCAACGGAATGCGTTTTATTATATCACACTCACTTAGCAATTTCAGGCTGGTACGGACGGACAGAGGAGTTCTTGAGGGTTATGTTAtagggggaggagagcggcgacgacaacgacgatgacgacgactgTTTGCAATTTGTCTTGGTTCGAATACCCGTATGATAGAACTTGTCCAAAGCGCTGATCACCCTCAGCACCAAGCAAAACCATACATAGGCTTGAAGGTTGTCTGTATACTTCTATTCATATCTTTTCGTCGGAGAGTGTTCCCTATCGTTCATCGAAACAAATGGCTAGTCCTTCCAGAAAACAATATGCCATGTGATGAGGTGTAGTCTCTCTGGAGGGTATCTCTAATCTCTTCGTCAGATCGAAACACTATCGTACATCACCACCAGTACCTCACGAGCTCCAATCGCCGAATTTCTTTTCCAGCTCCTCGAACGACACCACGTCGCCCGACCACGCCGCCGGGTCGCTCTCCAAGGCCTTGCCCGGCTCcagcctcttctcctccagcttcgtctccgtccccgtccccgaTGCCGCCTTTATCGGCGAAACCCGCGCCTTTTCAGGAGCAACAAACTCCCTGATACCGGCCAGTTCCAACACCCCCATCCTCACCCCGGCCATGCCCGCCGCGCTGCCCGTCGCGTCGACCTTCCAACTCTTGTCGCGctccatcctcgccgccgtaATGTACACCTTCCTCTCCCAGCCGCCCCACCCGGTTCTTGCGAAGCACCGCTCCGCCTCGCGCAGCctctcggcgatgccgccctcctcccgggCCCTGCGGAGCAACGCCTTGTCCATCTTGGTGAAGACAAGCATCACCGGCCGCCCCACGTCGGCGAGAATCTTGACGATCTGTGCGTCCTTCTCCGAGACCTTTTTCTCGGacgagaggaggaggatgacgccGCGGAGCATGGTGCGCTTGTTGAGGTACTCGACAATCGCCTGCCCCCACTCTCCTTGGGAGGCGTAACCGTAGCCGGGCGTGTCGACCAGAATGATGCCGTGctcgggcttctcctctctcgtccgcccgccgccctccgctGCAACGGGCTCTCGGAACGGCAAGCCGGCGAGGGGGCCGACGCCATACGCGTTCATCGACACCGTCTTGCCCGCGACAGCGCTGACCTTGGCGAGTGAGGCGGAGCCGGTAAGGGCGTTGATGAAGGACGACTTTCCGCAGTTgctggcgccgatgacgcaGATCTCGGGCGTCGTGGTGTTGATCgggtggtgttggaggcGAAACGCCGAGTACAAGAAGCTGGCGGGCGGTGAGAGGAAGAACCTAGCGGCCTGGGCGTGCGGGAGGTCGTTGACGGGGGATGCgaagatggcgccgccgtcgccctggATTTCGgagggcggagggggagATTGTGGTTTTGGGTCCTGGGATCGGCCCTGGATCGCCGCCTTGATGTCGCTGACCGAGGCGATGCCGTTGTTGCGAGTTCTTTGCCGGGATGGTGCGAGATTCGGAATGGGAACAGGTTTCTGATGTTCCTTTGACCTCTTTGGGGGCATGTAGTAGAGCGATCTGGCCTCCCAGATGTCCTTTGGTGTGCTGATCTTGTCCAGTTCATCTTGGGATAGTTTTGGCTGGTATAGTGTCagtgtgtgtctctctctctgtgtgcgtgtgtgcaCCAAGTGTCTCTGCTTGTGACTTCGAGCTCTTATCTTACCATCAAGACGAAGCCGCCACCTTCTCTCTTCGGAATATGCGCCTTCGGCGTCGGGGGTAGGACTCTTCGAACAAACTGTTCCGACCCCTTCATCCGGATAGGCCTGCCAAACCCCCGATCCCGGGGACGCTCTCCTTCTTGAGGAGTACTCTTATAATCTCTGAAGCTGAACCGACCAGGATCTCTGTAAGACGCGTTTCTTTGCGACGTCGATGAGATCCTCCTGTCTCGCCCGTCATGGTCATCTCTGGGCCTGGACCTCTCAAAGCCTGGCTCTTGATGGGGGTTGGGGTGTCTGCGCCCGTCATACCACCCATCCGCGTCTGGTTGAGGTCGCGGGTTGTAAGTTCTGGTTGGCGTGATGCTCAACCATCGTTGCGTAGAGAGGCAGCGCGTTTGAACAGCGGCTCGACAACGAGACGCGCTATATAGCATCTCTGAGGCTGATTACTGAAGCCAGTCACCAACCTTGTGGAAAAACTAGGTTCGTCGCCAATAGTGATGATGAGGCAGGcgtcgatgaagaagagcttCCAGgggatgtggatgtggatCAGTTAACATGCGTTCGAGTTTGCGGTATGGTATTTAACTAAAAGGTGTAATGCATCATTAAATGCATATGACCCATATGGTTATCAACGAATGTGTTCACCTTTTTTCTGGCAAACAAGTAATCAAATGATTTCATGGTGAAGAAAGACTTGACTTCAATTCAGCCTCTACTTAATCTATCTTGCCTATGCATGGCTCATCAAAGTTTCATCATGCATGCCGATTCCTTTAATAGTTCCACGTAATTCCATAAAACCAAAAGCCAACCCCATCCAACGCCCTCTGCACCAAACGGGCGAGTTGATCAACCTCCCGCAAGGTATCTGTAGTAGTGGTTCTTCTGGTTGTTGAGCTTCGCGCTGACTCCGTAGTCGTAGCGCTTCTGGAAACGGGTGGCGGTGCTCCGACCTCTGACTTCCTCCTGTCGGACGGCACGCTTCTGCTTGTCCGTCGCACCAGCCATGCCCGCAGCGTCTCTACGAGCCACAGCACGGTTGCGAGTCTTGCGGTCACCGGTGGTGGCAACCTCTCTGCCATCCACATCCATCTCGTCGCCAGAGCCGGCCTCAATGGCCAGGCgctcctcgcgctcctcggcagTGGGGTAGTTGTGAAGGTTCTGTCTGAAGTATCGGTTATGGGAGCGGTGACCGACTGCCTTACCAGAGGGCAAATGCAGCTCGTATTCGTCGTAGAAGACGGCACGGGTGTGCTTGTGGGCATGCGAGTGCCAACCATCCACCTGGTGACGGGTACGCGGGTCGTCGCGAGAGTGGTGAGGGTGCTTGTCGAGGCGCTCAAACTGCTCGTATCGACCGTCCGCAGTGAAGGCCGTCAGATCGGCAGAGTCgagagaagaagccgaaCTGTCAGTCTCCCAGCCATCCTCTACAccctcctcaacctcctcgccatcatcaccgaccAGCTTGGTCGGGCGCTTCAGACCGAGCTTGGCCCCGCCATTCTggtcggcctcctcctcgtcgtccgactCCTCGCCGTCAGAGTACGTGCTGCGGAAATCGTAGAAGTCACCAATGTCGAGCTGGACCTCCTCGGTGTCGTAGGGAATCTTGCAATGACCCTTGTCACGCATGTGGGTCTGCACGGCgaaggccgtcttcttggtCTTGAAACAGTACAAGCACTGATGGCCCTCGTGAATGCGCTCCTGCAGGTGCTGCAGCAGACCCTCGAGGTCAACGAGATACTGCTTCTCTGGAATGAACATATCATGGAACCGCTCCATGTGGTTGGCGTTGAGGGGAACAGTAGGAGACTCGTAATTGCAGAAAAGGCAGGACTTGAGGGTCCAGGCGATCTCGGGTTTCGAGGGAACGGGGGTGGTGGAGTCGGACTCGCGGTTGATGGAGGCATCATCGCTGGCGCGCTGACCCTGAGCAGACAAGTGGGGGTTTGAGGGGCGCTTGACGGGCGAGGGACGCTCGTCATGGTGCTCGTGGATGTTGGTCTTCTTGAGACCCTCGACAACCTGGGTGaattcctcctcggcctcagAGTCCAActcgttctccttgtcgacaGCAATGGGCTCGCCAAGGGAAAAGGTAGAGCTCATAACAGAGCtggcatcatcggcgacgcCACCCTTGCGTCTAGCAATGGCGGCGACACGGACCTTGTGCTTCTGGCTCGTGAGATGGTTCTGATAGGCATTCTCGCTCGAGTACGACTTCTGGCAAGCATCGCAGGTGCGTTCGAACaaggccttctcggcctcagCGTTCTggacggcgcgggcctgGAGGACCTTTTCGTTGAAGACCTCGGAGGCgatggggggaagggaggcaaCTCTGCGTTTGAGGTTGTATCGGCTGAGGAGATGATGTCAGCTGGTCTGAGCGGAACGGCGCGGGCGGGAAATACAATGGGGGTTTCGGGGGAACAAAACAAGGACGATAGGATTTGATGCCAGGAAACCAGGGAAACACATACTGCCAGTCGCTCTTCATATGGCCTCTCTGAAGATCGATGTTTCTGTAGGCAACAGTGCAGGTGTTGCAGGTGTAGGGGTGGGAAGCTGCGGTTGCCCCTCCATTGGTAGGGACGGCGCCAAGGGCAGCAACATCGACGCTCGCCATAGTGAATGTCGTGTGCGAAAGGCGCAGTCTCTTGTTGGTGGTTTCTCTTCTATTTGCTTGAGTGTGTAAGGAATCCTTTGGGATAGGGAGTGATGTTGCGCGCAAATGTGAATTTGCAGAGTGCACAGAAGAAAATGAAGAAGGGAGGCAAAAGATGAGCGTCCCGGCAGTGCAGATGCGTCAAAGTCAGGCGGATGGAGGGGAAAATGATTTTAAAAGGGAAAATTCGCAAGGACTTTAGTGGGTTAGGCGGGGGTTTGGAGGGATGTGATAGGCACGTCACCGTCCAGAGCCCTTGGGTTGGGCCTGTTCTGAGGTCTGCTACTGCCACCGGGAGAGGCTTGAGCCTTTAGCGCGTTCCTGACAGTTGCTGCCCTGCCGAGTGGGGACAGTGCCTTCCTCCTGAAGCACCAGACCTGCAAAGAATGGACgaacctttttttttttttttgcctcTTTCAGTTTGGTTTGGCTGGCTGACATATCAAacagaaagagaaagaaaataCAAGTCTCAGAGCCCAGGAGAGGGGCAAAGCCAGTGTGTGCTTTTATTATCGTTTGGATGGGATGCCTGCTGTATCTTGCTTGTCCAGCAAAATCTCACTTAGCTACCCTTTTTTGGTATTGTGCCTCAAACGGCATGTCCCTTTGGCCATGTCTCAATGAATGGATCATGTGTGTGCTAGGTACAGAAAGTTGGCACTGGGACTTGTTTGTCGCAGTTGGTCAAGGGAGGGGGCAATTGACTAATATCACTACTCGTATTACATGTCGCATTCTAAGATGGACGCAAGATCTATTTGGCCGCTCGGTGGCAAGGTACTGATTATTGCCAACTTTACAGTTGAGTAGGAATCTGAGTAGTGTTGCAACAACATCTGGCTGGCTTGAGAGGATCAATGAACAAATGAGGGGCCGCCCGGTAATGGGTAAGGCAGGAGGGGTACGGGCATTGTTGGGCAGGCAGTGGCGGCAGTTGGTGGGTAGATACCGGAGGCAAAtcccgccgacggcgccgagtcTGAACCAAGTGGATGACTAATCgattgactgactgactgacc
This window contains:
- a CDS encoding Putative Zinc finger, C3HC, nuclear-interacting partner of ALK/Rsm1-like protein, which encodes MNATKRKFNALIQGMGRSSASTKSNDSASLPNESPRPSTTSLQPTDTNSSTATTATMTTTTTNVNNTKTSMSIDEDILLKRRRLQALTEKNAATIKSSPSIRATGPGTTITNVVLKKWTPNSSKVIEVKVASKFAPSDRGELLKRLASFQEITDWTPKPDAVNEVEWAKRGWVCQGKDRVRCTLCNKELVVKLNKREVDGKEVPVLVASDVEEALVDKYSDLIVTAHTEECLWKRQGCDDSLLRLSLTNAKISMEALRHRYDELCGRKPFLPYEFNLRLPEGLDIDNVLSQLPDDFFTNPPPAKDSPDPKQPNRVALALALTGWQGLTNPRIGAVPNSASCHTCLRRLGLWMFKSKEVNGDGEILVPAPMDHLDPVKEHRFFCPWKNPRTQRLGSAKPGSESDMAAWKCLAQVLKNDAYLRGALDDRPKNRWHSRGASVPSTPVRRGVVPPLTPGGYDSPSAASEPGGDDDDKARDAKDKERWARLRRVKSLFESKNAKKIRRQLSRPGTAQSTVSGAATGDKE
- a CDS encoding Putative GTP binding domain, P-loop containing nucleoside triphosphate hydrolase, encoding MLYSASRCRAAVQTRCLSTQRWLSITPTRTYNPRPQPDADGWYDGRRHPNPHQEPGFERSRPRDDHDGRDRRISSTSQRNASYRDPGRFSFRDYKSTPQEGERPRDRGFGRPIRMKGSEQFVRRVLPPTPKAHIPKREGGGFVLMPKLSQDELDKISTPKDIWEARSLYYMPPKRSKEHQKPVPIPNLAPSRQRTRNNGIASVSDIKAAIQGRSQDPKPQSPPPPSEIQGDGGAIFASPVNDLPHAQAARFFLSPPASFLYSAFRLQHHPINTTTPEICVIGASNCGKSSFINALTGSASLAKVSAVAGKTVSMNAYGVGPLAGLPFREPVAAEGGGRTREEKPEHGIILVDTPGYGYASQGEWGQAIVEYLNKRTMLRGVILLLSSEKKVSEKDAQIVKILADVGRPVMLVFTKMDKALLRRAREEGGIAERLREAERCFARTGWGGWERKVYITAARMERDKSWKVDATGSAAGMAGVRMGVLELAGIREFVAPEKARVSPIKAASGTGTETKLEEKRLEPGKALESDPAAWSGDVVSFEELEKKFGDWSS